The following proteins come from a genomic window of Macadamia integrifolia cultivar HAES 741 unplaced genomic scaffold, SCU_Mint_v3 scaffold3264, whole genome shotgun sequence:
- the LOC122067947 gene encoding ATP synthase subunit a, with product MNIGNLYFSFTNPSLSMLLTLSLVLLLVHFVTKNGGGNSVPNAWQSLVELIHDFVPNPVNEQIGGLSGNVKQKFSPRISVTFTFSLFRNPQGMIPYSFTVTSHFLITLGLSFPIFIGITIVGFQRNGLHFLSFSLPAGVPLPLAPFLVLLELIPHCFRALSSGIRLFANMMAGHSSVKILSGSAWTMLCMNDILYFIGDPGPLFIVLALTGPELGVAISQAHVSTISICIYLNDATNLHQSG from the coding sequence ATGAATATAGGAAACTTGTATTTCTCATTCACAAATCCATCTTTGTCTATGCTGCTAACTCTCAGTTTGGTCCTACTTCTGGTTCATTTTGTTACTAAAAACGGAGGGGGAAACTCAGTACCAAATGCTTGGCAATCCTTGGTAGAGCTTATTCATGATTTCGTGCCGAACCCGGTAAACGAACAAATAGGTGGTCTTTCCGGAAATGTTAAACAAAAGTTTTCCCCTCGCATCTCGGTCACTTTTACTTTTTCGTTATTTCGTAATCCCCAGGGTATGATACCTTATAGCTTCACAGTTACAAGTCATTTTCTCATTACTTTGGGTCTCTCATTTCCGATTTTTATTGGCATTACTATTGTGGGATTTCAAAGAAATGGGCTTCATTTTTTAAGCTTCTCATTACCCGCAGGAGTCCCACTGCCGTTAGCACCTTTTTTAGTACTCCTTGAGCTAATCCCTCATTGTTTTCGCGCATTAAGCTCAGGAATACGTTTATTTGCTAATATGATGGCCGGTCATAGTTCAGTAAAGATTTTAAGTGGGTCCGCTTGGACTATGCTATGTATGAatgatattttatatttcataggAGATCCTGGTCCTTTATTTATAGTTCTTGCATTAACCGGTCCGGAATTAGGTGTAGCTATATCACAAGCTCATGTTTCTACGATCTCAATCTGTATTTACTTGAATGATGCTACAAATCTCCATCAAAGTGGTTAA